One part of the Pyruvatibacter sp. genome encodes these proteins:
- a CDS encoding EamA family transporter — MTDTTVIFILLLTAVMHATWNTALKAGTDRVLDMAAMRVSGIIFALVLIPFVPLPDAAAWPYLIASAAAHMVYFGCLIASYNRGDLSQVYPIARGSAPLLVALAAYLTIAETPTALGLAGVIIIAIGIIVAGTGAFRQNLHAIGFALITGLSIATYSLLGGIGVRASGTILGYAAWLELLSCAPFVAFALVYRRRHVVAYASSRTARIALLLGFGSAFSYLIVLWAMTLLPLATVTAARETSAIFAALAGAILLKEPFAGRRIAAAALVTLGIALLVIG; from the coding sequence ATGACCGACACAACAGTCATCTTCATCCTGCTGCTGACCGCCGTCATGCACGCCACCTGGAACACGGCCCTCAAGGCCGGAACAGATCGCGTGCTGGATATGGCCGCCATGCGCGTGTCCGGCATTATTTTTGCGTTGGTGCTGATCCCGTTTGTGCCGCTGCCGGACGCTGCCGCATGGCCCTATCTCATCGCCAGCGCCGCTGCGCACATGGTCTATTTCGGCTGCCTGATTGCCTCCTACAATCGTGGCGACCTCAGTCAGGTTTACCCCATCGCCAGAGGGTCGGCGCCGCTGCTGGTGGCCCTTGCGGCCTATCTCACCATTGCAGAAACACCCACAGCACTTGGTCTTGCGGGCGTCATCATCATTGCCATCGGCATCATTGTGGCGGGCACAGGTGCCTTCCGCCAGAACCTGCATGCCATCGGTTTCGCCCTCATCACCGGGCTCTCAATTGCCACATACTCCCTGCTTGGCGGCATTGGCGTGCGCGCGTCAGGCACCATTCTGGGCTATGCCGCATGGCTTGAACTGCTGTCCTGCGCGCCGTTCGTAGCCTTCGCCCTTGTTTATCGCAGGCGGCATGTGGTGGCCTATGCTTCAAGCCGCACCGCGCGGATTGCCCTGTTGCTCGGCTTCGGCAGCGCCTTCTCCTATCTGATTGTTCTGTGGGCAATGACGCTTCTGCCGCTGGCAACCGTCACCGCCGCGCGCGAAACCAGCGCCATATTCGCAGCCCTTGCAGGCGCTATTTTGCTGAAGGAACCCTTCGCTGGCAGGCGTATCGCGGCCGCAGCCCTGGTAACGCTCGGCATCGCATTGCTGGTGATCGGCTAG
- a CDS encoding response regulator: MADLNFRRIHLLVVEDNLFMRNLYSAILRAMEFEQIQMAADGSEAFELMRDFPPDIIITDAAMQPLDGFDFVHLVRTAADSPDPLVPIIMVTGYHNRACVERARDVGVNEYLAKPVTPAGLYSRITQVISKPRPYVRSNNYFGPNRRRRSNANYSGPFRRESDKIVGPPTRAQAHANGKPKTQQRSSLSLIQNRAQGLTLRTSNDDASITWGATQ; this comes from the coding sequence ATGGCAGATCTCAATTTCAGGCGCATCCACCTCCTCGTTGTCGAGGACAACCTGTTCATGCGCAATCTCTACAGCGCCATTCTGCGCGCCATGGAGTTTGAACAGATTCAGATGGCCGCCGACGGCTCGGAAGCCTTTGAACTGATGCGCGACTTTCCGCCCGACATCATCATCACCGACGCGGCCATGCAGCCGCTGGACGGCTTCGACTTCGTGCATCTGGTGCGCACCGCCGCCGATAGTCCGGACCCACTGGTACCGATCATCATGGTAACGGGCTATCACAACCGCGCCTGTGTGGAACGCGCACGCGACGTGGGGGTGAACGAATATCTGGCTAAGCCGGTGACGCCTGCGGGGCTGTATTCGCGCATCACCCAGGTCATTTCCAAACCGCGGCCCTACGTGCGCAGCAACAACTACTTCGGCCCCAACCGCCGACGCCGCAGCAACGCCAATTATTCAGGCCCCTTCCGACGCGAAAGCGACAAGATAGTGGGGCCCCCAACACGCGCTCAGGCGCACGCAAACGGCAAACCCAAAACCCAACAGCGCAGTTCCCTCAGCCTTATTCAGAACAGAGCACAGGGCCTGACATTGCGCACCTCCAACGACGACGCATCCATAACCTGGGGAGCCACACAATGA
- a CDS encoding acyl-CoA dehydrogenase family protein: MSFVLNEEQQILRDSAKGFIAEKSPVTELRRLRDSNDANGYDTKLWSQMAEMGFAGIIIPEEYGGAGFGYRGLGLVLEEAGRSLTASPLVSTSLLCASALLIGGSEAQKKELLPKIADGSLVMAMAMDEGAHHAPANIAATAGKDGDSYVLNGTKSFVLDGHVAGKLIVAARTHSTPGDKTGTTLFIVDGDAAGLTRTRHSMVDSRNAAEVKLDGVKVSHDNVLGNVDGGFAILDEALDRARIGLSAEMLGGALEAYERTLDYLKERKQFGVVIGSFQGLKHRAAKMFCELELCKSVVADALQAIDERRNDVAQAASLAKSRVGAVFNEVSSEAVQMHGGIGVTDEYEIGFFLKRARVADATFGNVSFHSQRYAELEGY; the protein is encoded by the coding sequence ATGAGCTTCGTCCTCAACGAAGAACAGCAAATCCTGCGTGACAGCGCCAAAGGGTTCATTGCTGAAAAATCACCCGTTACGGAACTGCGCCGCCTGCGCGACAGCAACGACGCCAACGGCTATGACACCAAGCTGTGGTCGCAAATGGCCGAAATGGGTTTTGCCGGCATCATCATCCCCGAAGAATATGGCGGGGCAGGCTTTGGCTATCGCGGTCTTGGCCTCGTGCTCGAAGAAGCTGGCCGGTCGCTCACCGCATCACCGCTTGTGTCAACATCGCTGCTGTGTGCCTCCGCGCTGCTGATTGGCGGTTCGGAAGCCCAGAAAAAAGAGCTGCTTCCAAAAATCGCCGATGGCAGTCTCGTCATGGCCATGGCGATGGATGAAGGCGCGCATCACGCCCCCGCCAACATCGCCGCCACTGCCGGCAAGGACGGCGACAGCTATGTCCTCAACGGCACCAAGTCGTTCGTGCTGGACGGCCACGTGGCAGGCAAGCTGATTGTCGCCGCCCGCACCCACTCAACACCCGGCGACAAGACCGGCACCACGCTGTTCATTGTTGATGGCGATGCTGCAGGTCTCACCCGCACCCGCCATTCGATGGTGGATAGCCGCAACGCCGCCGAAGTGAAGCTCGACGGCGTGAAGGTCAGCCACGACAACGTGCTCGGCAATGTGGATGGCGGCTTTGCCATTCTCGACGAAGCCCTCGACCGTGCCCGCATCGGCCTCTCTGCTGAGATGCTCGGCGGCGCACTTGAAGCCTATGAGCGCACGCTGGACTACCTCAAGGAGCGCAAACAGTTCGGCGTTGTCATCGGCTCGTTTCAGGGCCTCAAACACCGCGCCGCCAAAATGTTCTGCGAGCTTGAGCTGTGCAAGTCTGTCGTGGCGGATGCGCTGCAGGCCATTGACGAGCGCCGCAACGACGTGGCCCAGGCAGCGTCGCTTGCCAAATCGCGCGTCGGGGCCGTGTTCAACGAAGTGTCGTCAGAAGCCGTGCAGATGCATGGCGGCATCGGCGTGACGGACGAATACGAAATCGGCTTCTTCCTCAAGCGCGCCCGCGTGGCAGACGCCACCTTTGGCAATGTCAGCTTCCACAGCCAGCGCTATGCCGAGCTGGAAGGCTATTAG
- a CDS encoding acyl-CoA dehydrogenase family protein, with translation MADLEAFRKDVQAWLEENCPPSMRTPMPEEEVVWGGRNATYPNPDSKKWLDAMGAKGWTAPTWPAAYGGGGLSKEENMVLQQELRRIKARPALNSFGIWMLGPALLEFASEQQKQKFIPPIVRGEIRWCQGYSEPGAGSDLAGLQTSAVLDGDTYTVNGQKVWTSYADKADWIFCLVRTDKTVKHDGISFLLFDMASPGVSTKPIKLISGYSPFCETFFDDVKVPADQLVGELNKGWTIAKRLLQHERAMISGMGLGGALSGATGQTLAGAAKEYLGDDNGKVADPVVREHITKHNMDSKAFALTMRRVQEEAKAANDVSATSSVFKFFGTELNKRKYELLIETMGTKMLGWEPDDTYSADEIGNTRAWLRSKANSIEGGTSEVQLNIIAKRVLGLPD, from the coding sequence ATGGCCGACCTCGAAGCCTTCCGCAAAGACGTTCAAGCCTGGCTTGAAGAAAACTGCCCCCCTTCCATGCGCACCCCCATGCCGGAAGAAGAAGTGGTGTGGGGTGGCCGCAACGCAACCTACCCCAACCCGGACTCCAAGAAGTGGCTGGATGCCATGGGTGCAAAAGGCTGGACCGCCCCCACATGGCCCGCAGCCTATGGCGGCGGCGGCCTTTCAAAAGAAGAAAACATGGTGCTGCAGCAGGAGCTGCGCCGCATCAAGGCGCGCCCGGCGCTTAACTCCTTCGGCATCTGGATGCTTGGCCCGGCACTGCTTGAATTCGCCTCCGAACAGCAGAAGCAAAAGTTCATTCCGCCGATCGTGCGCGGTGAAATCCGCTGGTGTCAGGGCTACTCGGAACCAGGCGCCGGCTCAGACCTTGCCGGTCTGCAGACCAGCGCCGTGCTGGATGGCGACACCTACACAGTGAACGGCCAGAAGGTGTGGACCTCCTACGCCGACAAGGCCGACTGGATTTTCTGCCTCGTGCGCACCGACAAGACCGTGAAGCATGACGGTATTTCATTCCTGCTGTTCGACATGGCCTCACCGGGTGTATCCACCAAACCCATCAAGCTCATTTCCGGCTATTCACCGTTCTGCGAAACATTCTTTGACGACGTGAAGGTGCCTGCCGATCAACTGGTCGGCGAACTCAACAAGGGCTGGACCATCGCCAAGCGCCTGCTGCAGCACGAACGCGCAATGATCTCAGGCATGGGCCTTGGCGGTGCGCTGTCAGGCGCTACCGGACAGACCCTTGCCGGTGCGGCGAAAGAATATCTGGGTGACGACAACGGCAAAGTTGCAGACCCTGTCGTCCGCGAGCACATCACCAAGCACAACATGGACTCCAAAGCCTTCGCGCTGACCATGCGCCGCGTGCAGGAGGAAGCCAAGGCCGCCAACGATGTGAGCGCCACCTCGTCGGTGTTCAAGTTCTTTGGTACCGAACTCAACAAGCGCAAATATGAGCTGCTGATCGAAACCATGGGCACTAAAATGCTCGGCTGGGAGCCGGACGACACCTATTCGGCTGATGAAATCGGCAACACCCGCGCCTGGCTGCGGTCAAAAGCCAATTCCATTGAAGGCGGCACCTCTGAAGTGCAGCTCAACATTATTGCCAAACGCGTGCTGGGTCTGCCGGATTAG
- a CDS encoding short-chain fatty acyl-CoA regulator family protein, with product MVTKSTSDAVSARLGDKKAGEPSRKRPQKVFAGPRVRRIRREQGLTQAAMAEQLGISASYLNLVERNQRPVSAQLLLKLADGFDLDIRELSGDDEARAFAELNEVFADPLFQNAGLSRQDVQDVAAASPSVADAITSLYQAYREQLAGKGLGLGPVAPADIIADRDKSDHLDLMKFPVEEVRDYIHANRNHFGELDDAAEALYDYRNFAQDELYIGLRRHLDEAHGLSVKVMPVDVLGATVRRYDRHGRRILLSEVLDAPARTFQLAYQIAYLEQADLIERMVKASSLKGEETLRLARISLANYFAAALIMPYTRFHSAAEDSGYDIELLARRFGTSFEQTCHRLTTLQRAGERGIPFFLIRVDSAGNVSKRFAAAGFHFSRYGGTCPRWNLHDAFRTPGKIITQIVQLPDDTTYFSIARTVRRPGAGVLAPEQELAVGLGCEISEASRLKYARAYDVTAAEAVTPIGVNCRLCERPDCAERAFPPINRKLIVDEHARGLSSFTFQNV from the coding sequence ATGGTAACAAAATCCACATCAGACGCCGTATCGGCGCGCCTGGGCGACAAAAAGGCTGGCGAACCCTCACGAAAGCGTCCGCAAAAGGTCTTTGCTGGCCCCCGCGTGCGGCGGATTCGGCGCGAGCAGGGGCTCACTCAGGCGGCGATGGCTGAACAGCTTGGCATTTCGGCGAGCTATCTCAACCTAGTGGAGCGCAATCAGCGGCCTGTAAGCGCGCAGTTGCTGTTAAAGCTGGCGGACGGGTTTGACCTGGATATCCGTGAGCTTTCCGGCGACGACGAGGCGCGTGCATTTGCCGAACTCAACGAGGTTTTTGCCGACCCGCTGTTTCAAAATGCCGGGCTGTCACGGCAGGACGTGCAGGATGTGGCCGCGGCCAGCCCCAGCGTGGCGGATGCCATCACGTCACTTTATCAGGCGTATCGCGAGCAGCTTGCGGGCAAGGGTCTTGGCCTTGGCCCGGTGGCCCCTGCCGACATTATTGCGGATCGCGACAAGAGCGATCATCTGGACCTGATGAAGTTTCCGGTGGAGGAAGTGCGCGACTACATCCATGCCAACCGCAACCATTTTGGTGAGTTGGATGATGCGGCGGAGGCGCTTTACGACTACCGCAACTTTGCGCAGGACGAACTGTATATCGGGTTACGGCGGCACCTCGACGAGGCGCATGGGCTGAGTGTCAAGGTGATGCCGGTTGATGTGCTGGGTGCGACGGTGCGCCGGTATGACCGGCACGGGCGGCGCATCCTGTTGTCCGAGGTTCTGGATGCGCCGGCGCGGACGTTTCAGTTAGCCTATCAGATTGCCTATCTGGAGCAGGCGGACCTGATTGAACGGATGGTCAAGGCGTCGTCGCTCAAGGGTGAGGAGACGCTGCGGCTGGCACGCATCAGCCTTGCCAACTATTTTGCGGCGGCCCTGATCATGCCCTACACGCGGTTTCATTCTGCGGCTGAAGACAGCGGCTATGACATTGAACTGCTGGCCCGGCGCTTTGGCACGTCGTTCGAGCAGACATGCCATCGGCTCACCACGTTGCAGCGCGCGGGGGAGCGGGGCATTCCGTTTTTTCTCATTCGTGTGGACAGCGCCGGCAATGTGTCGAAGCGGTTTGCAGCGGCCGGTTTTCATTTCTCGCGCTATGGCGGCACATGTCCGCGGTGGAACCTGCATGATGCGTTTCGCACGCCGGGCAAGATCATCACGCAGATTGTTCAGTTGCCGGACGATACAACGTATTTCTCCATCGCCCGCACAGTGCGGCGGCCCGGCGCGGGGGTGTTGGCGCCTGAACAGGAACTGGCGGTGGGGCTGGGGTGCGAAATCAGCGAGGCGTCGCGGCTCAAATATGCGCGGGCGTATGATGTGACGGCGGCGGAAGCTGTGACGCCGATAGGCGTGAACTGCCGCCTGTGCGAGCGGCCAGACTGTGCCGAGCGCGCGTTCCCGCCGATCAACCGCAAACTCATTGTGGATGAGCACGCACGCGGGTTGTCGAGCTTTACGTTTCAGAATGTGTGA
- a CDS encoding acyl-CoA synthetase codes for MAWNFGDILDTIAPVLPGDKPALIHIAKDGTPAITTWAEFDARTNNLARQLIERGAKPGDKVAFYMRNRAEYAELLAACFKARLTHVNVNYRYQPDELHYIFDNSDAQTIVYGDEFAANIAALKPRLGKVGTFLEVTSGTPANDFAQRYEDLTQIGNGGALGIERSGDDQLFLYTGGTTGMPKGVMWPADDLREAQLYALRALGPVPETLDEIKAAIKETGTGAGPFIPACPMMHGTGLFTAIGNMMNGGCIVTLDNEHLDAHAIWKAVNDYKVEQIAIVGDTFAKPMLKALEEKPGTYDLSSLISIISSGVMWSLEVKREMIKHMPQAMLADSFGSSEGIGFGSSIFTADGEVKTAKFQIGERCKVFDENDEEVAPGSGKSGVIAVAQPIPLGYYKDEEKTAKTFRTINGVRYSIPGDFCTVEEDGTLTLLGRGSVCINTGGEKVYPEEVEEALKTHPAVDDALVVGLPDEKWGQAITGIITLATGQSADEAALIAHVKNSLAHYKAPKRVLVAANAFRAPNGKADYKGATSFAKQELGIAS; via the coding sequence ATGGCCTGGAACTTCGGTGACATCCTCGACACCATTGCCCCCGTGCTGCCCGGCGACAAGCCCGCGCTCATTCACATTGCCAAGGACGGCACCCCCGCCATCACTACTTGGGCGGAGTTTGATGCGCGCACCAACAACCTTGCCCGCCAGCTCATTGAGCGCGGCGCAAAGCCCGGCGACAAGGTGGCGTTTTATATGCGCAACCGCGCCGAATACGCCGAGCTGCTGGCAGCCTGCTTCAAGGCGCGGCTGACCCACGTCAACGTCAACTACCGCTACCAGCCCGACGAGCTGCACTACATTTTTGATAATTCCGACGCCCAAACAATTGTGTATGGCGATGAGTTTGCCGCCAACATCGCCGCGCTAAAACCGCGCCTTGGCAAGGTCGGCACGTTCCTTGAGGTCACATCCGGCACACCCGCAAACGATTTTGCGCAGCGCTACGAAGATCTGACCCAGATCGGCAATGGCGGGGCGCTTGGCATTGAACGCTCCGGCGACGACCAGTTGTTTTTGTACACCGGCGGCACCACCGGTATGCCCAAAGGCGTTATGTGGCCTGCCGACGATCTGCGTGAAGCCCAGTTGTATGCCCTGCGCGCACTGGGCCCCGTGCCTGAGACGCTGGATGAAATAAAAGCTGCCATCAAGGAAACCGGCACCGGCGCAGGTCCGTTCATTCCCGCCTGCCCGATGATGCACGGCACCGGCCTGTTCACCGCCATCGGCAATATGATGAACGGCGGCTGCATCGTGACGCTGGACAATGAGCACCTTGATGCCCACGCCATCTGGAAGGCCGTCAACGATTACAAAGTCGAACAGATCGCCATTGTTGGCGACACCTTCGCCAAACCCATGCTGAAGGCACTGGAAGAAAAACCCGGTACATATGATCTGTCATCACTCATCAGCATCATTTCGTCCGGCGTCATGTGGTCGCTCGAAGTGAAACGCGAGATGATAAAACACATGCCGCAAGCCATGCTGGCAGACAGCTTCGGCTCATCCGAAGGCATCGGCTTTGGCTCATCCATTTTCACCGCCGACGGCGAAGTGAAAACCGCCAAGTTCCAGATCGGCGAACGTTGCAAGGTGTTTGACGAAAACGATGAGGAAGTAGCCCCAGGCTCCGGCAAATCAGGCGTTATCGCCGTCGCCCAGCCCATTCCGCTTGGCTACTACAAGGACGAGGAAAAAACCGCCAAGACCTTCCGCACCATCAACGGTGTGCGCTACTCGATCCCCGGCGACTTCTGCACCGTGGAAGAAGACGGCACGCTCACGCTGCTGGGCCGCGGCTCCGTATGCATCAACACCGGCGGCGAAAAAGTGTACCCGGAAGAAGTGGAAGAAGCCCTCAAGACCCACCCGGCGGTGGACGATGCCCTTGTGGTTGGTCTGCCCGATGAAAAATGGGGACAGGCCATCACCGGCATCATTACGCTGGCAACCGGACAGTCAGCCGACGAAGCCGCGCTGATTGCCCACGTGAAAAACAGCCTGGCGCACTACAAAGCCCCCAAACGCGTGCTTGTGGCGGCAAACGCGTTCCGCGCGCCCAACGGCAAGGCGGACTACAAGGGCGCCACCAGCTTTGCAAAACAGGAGCTGGGCATTGCCAGCTAA
- a CDS encoding NAD(P)-dependent oxidoreductase has protein sequence MPANQRPVLALTGSLASSKPGEGRDLIEQHLTTDWDIKTWDHADGEPALEALLAHADVVVPGVDTLFVGAFFKGLKASPALRMLQIPFAGTDWLSAELLPPQAIAAGCSGHEITMAEYTLGAMLEWEIRLRIMDPDFRSGSWQFSGSSKDPGSFHGELWNKTVGIIGYGGIGEETARRAKAFSMRTMGLKRSAATCPPELDWLGATADDPNALNTLLTQSDYVVLACDLNESTRGMIGADELATMKGSAVIINVARGEVIQEEPFYHALKSKQIAGAVIDTWYRYPARGLAPGETPADPSPSAFPFTQLGNVIVTPHCSAHSRNADYRRMISIAANLDKLARGETPDRVMVRGTGFAA, from the coding sequence TTGCCAGCTAACCAACGCCCCGTCCTCGCCCTCACCGGCTCATTGGCATCGTCAAAACCCGGTGAGGGCCGCGACCTCATTGAGCAGCACCTGACAACCGACTGGGACATTAAAACGTGGGACCACGCGGACGGCGAACCGGCGCTTGAAGCCCTGCTGGCGCACGCTGATGTGGTCGTGCCCGGCGTTGACACTTTGTTCGTTGGCGCGTTCTTCAAGGGTCTGAAAGCCAGCCCCGCGCTGCGTATGCTGCAAATCCCCTTTGCCGGCACAGACTGGTTGTCTGCCGAATTGCTGCCACCGCAGGCAATCGCCGCGGGCTGTAGCGGCCACGAAATCACCATGGCGGAATACACGCTGGGGGCGATGCTGGAATGGGAAATCCGCCTGCGCATCATGGACCCGGACTTCCGCTCCGGAAGCTGGCAGTTCTCCGGTTCATCAAAAGATCCCGGCTCGTTCCACGGCGAACTCTGGAACAAGACCGTCGGCATCATCGGCTATGGCGGCATCGGTGAGGAAACCGCCAGACGCGCCAAAGCCTTCAGTATGCGGACCATGGGTCTCAAACGGTCTGCTGCAACGTGCCCGCCTGAACTGGATTGGCTGGGCGCAACGGCTGATGACCCAAATGCCCTCAACACGCTTCTGACACAAAGCGACTACGTAGTGCTGGCCTGCGACCTCAATGAGTCGACGCGCGGCATGATCGGTGCCGACGAACTGGCCACAATGAAAGGCAGCGCCGTTATCATCAATGTCGCGCGCGGCGAAGTCATACAGGAGGAGCCGTTCTATCACGCCCTCAAATCAAAACAGATTGCCGGTGCGGTCATCGACACCTGGTATCGCTACCCGGCACGCGGCCTTGCACCCGGTGAAACACCGGCGGACCCTTCGCCCTCGGCGTTTCCCTTTACGCAGCTTGGAAACGTCATTGTCACCCCGCACTGCTCCGCCCATTCGCGCAACGCCGATTACCGCCGCATGATCTCCATTGCCGCCAACCTCGACAAGCTGGCGCGCGGTGAAACCCCTGACCGCGTGATGGTGCGCGGCACGGGTTTTGCAGCCTAG
- a CDS encoding NUDIX domain-containing protein, which yields MTSVLAHPLVKPVAHRVLQFGYRVRRLYSAVFRPVTLGVRALVLNDEGHVLLIRHTYAPGWFMPGGGVGRDETLEAAAARELYEEAGIRVTGDLTLVGAYANFLQLKSDHVLVYAVSAWEDAGPAPHLGVEIAEMGFFAPDALPAGTTPGTRLRLEEFFKQRRPTTYW from the coding sequence GTGACATCGGTGTTGGCCCATCCTTTGGTAAAGCCTGTGGCGCACCGGGTTCTGCAATTTGGATACCGCGTGCGGCGGCTTTATTCGGCAGTGTTCAGGCCGGTCACGCTGGGGGTGCGCGCGCTGGTGCTGAATGACGAGGGCCATGTGCTGTTGATCCGCCACACCTATGCGCCGGGGTGGTTCATGCCCGGTGGCGGTGTGGGGCGTGACGAGACGCTGGAAGCAGCAGCCGCGCGCGAGCTGTATGAGGAAGCAGGCATTCGTGTCACCGGCGACCTTACGCTGGTAGGAGCGTATGCCAACTTTTTGCAGCTCAAGTCAGACCATGTGCTGGTGTATGCCGTGAGCGCGTGGGAAGACGCTGGCCCCGCGCCGCATCTGGGTGTCGAGATTGCCGAGATGGGTTTTTTTGCCCCCGATGCGTTGCCCGCAGGCACAACGCCAGGCACGCGGCTGCGGCTTGAGGAGTTTTTCAAGCAGCGCCGTCCGACCACGTACTGGTAG